In one window of Syngnathus typhle isolate RoL2023-S1 ecotype Sweden linkage group LG7, RoL_Styp_1.0, whole genome shotgun sequence DNA:
- the LOC133156503 gene encoding protein phosphatase 1 regulatory subunit 12A-like isoform X1, with amino-acid sequence MAATDQSRSEAAKQRRQDQLQRWLGSETDQTESEARDTASSSGTRRARVRFAQGAVFMAACSAGDREEVAALLRQGADINHANVDGLTALHQACIDENAEMVQFLVESGSNVNTGDNEGWTPLHAAASCGFIQIAKYLIEHGAHVGAVNSEGELPLDVATEDPMERLLKAEIKKQGIDVDQARKEEERIMLQDAKAMRDGGDTLTAHPNTKATALHVAAAKGYIQVLKVLLQCGVDADCRDVDGWTPLHAAAHWGQEEVCTLLADHMCDMSAVNNVGQTPLDVADENLVDTLEELQKKQNALRSQKEKQTPVIETSLQISTVPVRTRRTSISRMSSKEKIGLHEREKHPPPALRSSPAEDEEEEGQTSRGQSQSQPKASSSSSSEEDSESESDAESEKAKNREIINNLNNKRNTGGLLPTSMPAGTAANQVKKEPGKPVATEAPGSWRTSLRKAGSSVTLGSAGLSDSIPDQNKPPESGLGMTRSASSPRLSSETDPKEPRLARVPPIPTRRLFSIPDSSLDNSNSWLSRSSSYTRRLHSQSGNDLTSFNPCLPRSSSYGRRLDEASVNSGSTGTSTSGLSRLNSALAQRLPQEQTKKDLSTLDTSSNSQNTTGLESETKQRRKSYLTPVRDEEAEAQRKARSRHARQSRRSTQGVTLTDLQEAEKTMKTIKPDNKTREKEEDEKEKEKEAKSKKGEEGEMSWRSRIASLQKSDLLGLTQPAGTPRPQTTDGRTTEATAGESETERWAQERRERRQARARRKAQRSGELDDNDPSGEEEFSSSRLNLQSDQLLGSRSSAHCNEGGESKDFKKLFEEVTRENSQLQSQLQDTQRIVSQTRLDLEKATQRQERLTDCSALLDLERKDRRMLERRMAELEEEHKVLVDLRADNQRLKDENGALIRVISKLSK; translated from the exons ATGGCGGCCACTGACCAGTCCCGGTCCGAAGCTGCCAAACAGCGACGGCAAGATCAGCTGCAGCGATGGCTGGGCTCGGAGACGGACCAGACGGAGTCGGAAGCTCGGGATACCGCGAGCAGCTCGGGGACACGTCGGGCGCGGGTCCGCTTCGCCCAGGGAGCCGTGTTTATGGCCGCCTGCTCCGCCGGGGACCGGGAGGAGGTGGCGGCGCTCCTCCGCCAGGGAGCTGACATCAACCACGCCAACGTAGACGGGCTGACAGCGCTCCACCAG GCCTGTATCGACGAGAACGCAGAGATGGTTCAGTTTCTAGTGGAGAGCGGAAGCAACGTCAACACGGGCGACAACGAGGGCTGGACCCCCCTGCACGCCGCGGCATCTTGTGGCTTCATCCAGATCGCCAA GTACTTGATAGAACACGGTGCCCACGTCGGAGCGGTGAACAGCGAAGGGGAACTTCCTCTCGACGTGGCCACGGAGGATCCCATGGAGAGACTGCTGAAAGCAGAAATCAAAAAGCAAG GAATTGATGTGGACCAGGCCCGAAAAGAAGAAGAGCGTATCATGCTTCAGGATGCCAAGGCCATGCGAGACGGCGGCGACACTCTGACCGCTCACCCAAACACCAAGGCAACAGCTCTGCATGTTGCAGCGGCCAAAGGCTACATCCAAGTTTTAAA GGTGCTGTTACAATGTGGGGTGGATGCGGACTGCCGGGATGTGGATGGCTGGACGCCGCTCCATGCAGCAGCTCACTGGGGTCAGGAGGAGGTGTGCACCCTGCTTGCCGACCACATGTGCGACATGAGTGCCGTCAACAACGTG GGCCAAACACCTTTAGATGTTGCTGATGAGAACCTCGTGGACACACTGGAGGAGCTGCAGAAGAAACAGAATGCT CTACGCAGCcagaaagagaagcagactccTGTCATCGAGACCAGCCTGCAAATCTCCACTGTACCCGTACGCACACGCAG GACTTCAATCTCGCGCATGAGCAGCAAGGAAAAAATCGGCCTCCATGAGCGCGAGAAGCACCCGCCGCCTGCCTTGCGGAGCAGCCCCGCCGAGGACGAGGAAGAAGAAGGCCAGACCTCACGCGGCCAGTCGCAAAGTCAACCCAAAGCCTCCAGCAGCTCCAGCTCGGAGGAGGACAGCGAATCGGAGAGCGACGCAGAGTCTG AGAAAGCAAAAAACCGAGAGATTATAAACAACTTGAACAACAAACGCAACACCGGCGGCCTCCTTCCTACCTCCATGCCTGCAGGCACCGCTGCAAACCAAGTCAAAAAG GAACCGGGCAAACCCGTAGCCACTGAGGCCCCAGGTTCGTGGAGAACATCACTGAGGAAGGCAGGCAGCTCGGTGACTCTGGGCTCAGCTGGATTGTCGGACTCCATCCCGGACCAAAACAAGCCTCCAGAGTCAGGCTTGGGGATGACCCGCTCGGCCTCCAGTCCTCGTCTGAGCTCCGAGACTGACCCCAAG GAACCAAGACTTGCCCGGGTTCCTCCTATTCCCACAAGGAGGCTCTTTAGTATTCCAGATAGTAGTTTGGACAACTCCAACAG TTGGCTGAGTCGTAGCTCGTCCTACACCCGTCGCCTTCACAGCCAATCAGGGAATGATCTCACTAGCTTCAACCCCTGTTTGCCTCGCAG cTCTTCTTATGGAAGGAGACTTGATGAAGCCAGTGTGAACTCAGGTAGTACAGGAACAAGCACATCTGGACTCAGTCGCCTTAACAGTGCTTTGGCACAGAG ACTTCCtcaagaacagacgaagaaggATCTGTCAACGTTGGACACCAGTTCCAACTCTCAGAACACAACCGGCCTTGAATCAGAGACCAAGCAGCGGCGCAA GTCCTACCTGACACCAGTTCGGGATGAAGAGGCAGAGGCACAGAGAAAAGCTCGCTCGCGGCACGCTCGCCAGTCTCGTCGCTCTACTCAG GGGGTGACGCTGACAGATCTGCAAGAAgctgagaagacaatgaagaccATAAAGCCAGACAACAAAACAAGAgaaaaggaggaggatgagaaggaaaaagagaaagaagcaAAGTCTAAGAAGGGAGAGGAAGGG GAGATGAGCTGGAGGTCTCGAATAGCAAGCCTGCAGAAGTCCGACCTGCTGGGACTCACGCAGCCCGCCGGCACCCCGCGGCCTCAGACCACCGATGGGAGAA CGACTGAGGCCACCGCCGGGGAAAGCGAGACAGAGCGATGGGCCCAGGAGCGCAGGGAGAGGAGACAAGCCCGAGCCAGGAGGAAGGCCCAGAGGAGCGGGGAG CTTGATGACAATGATCCCAGCGGGGAGGAAGAATTCTCAAGCAGCCGGCTGAATCTGCAG TCAGACCAGCTCTTGGGTTCCAG GTCCAGTGCGCATTGCAATGAGGGCGGCGAGAGCAAGGATTTCAAAAAG CTTTTTGAGGAGGTGACCAGAGAAAACAGCCAGCTGCAGTCTCAGCTGCAGGACACACAGAGGATTGTCAGTCAGACCAGGCTGGATCTCGAAAAAGCCACGCAG AGACAAGAGCGCTTGACTGACTGTTCAGCCCTGCTGGACCTCGAGAGAAAG GACCGCAGGATGCTGGAGCGGCGAATGGcagagctggaggaggagcatAAG GTTCTAGTTGACCTGAGAGCGGACAACCAGCGACTTAAAGATGAGAATGGAGCCTTAATCCGCGTCATCAGCAAACTTTCCAAATAG
- the LOC133156519 gene encoding protein-glucosylgalactosylhydroxylysine glucosidase-like, whose translation MSGDPYTFTTDSLPDNPRFLPPLANGLLGWRVYNSTMHMGGVYNGERGECHRADLPCPLAVTVETEEAGPNSYSLDAHTGVFTNTLTSPSVTVSQSFYSHRYFSNLMVMEIVLVRHVTSEVPLTVKLVSSFTPQSKDIDFQASADYRGGSHIQGHPHKAEFPGCPSPTVHLIWTPIPSSLMLPPEQSQDRWDFIVAVANSLDVTEACFDEGLELMATGGLRSSHETAWKELWLKSNVEVVGSERLLKAVIGCMFYLLSAFPSIHDTSGGFGGVSPGGLSNGSEAQDYWGHVFWDQEMWIFPTIALFYPKMARAALEYRVRTMDGAKYNAQKQGYKGLKLAWESAVSGREMCPEDIYGQDEIHINGDVTLAFQNYYYLTEDVTMFTDGQGSQLIRGVADYWVSRVTWNPDDQKYHLLGVMPPDEYYSNVNNSVYTNTVAKLSLQFAVELADLLKYSAPKEWQNVADNLHIPFDTQFQYHPEFEGYTKGLPVKQADTVMLSYPLGLPMSPEIRRNDLEAYESVTDPHGPAMTWGMFAIGWLELGDAKKAQHLLEKCFRNIQGPFQVWSESSDGTGAVNFLTGMGGFLQAVVFGYSGFRVQKECLAFSPILPDELSELCIRGVNYLGHQLDWLFGRDEVRLILKEQEGGFGCSKTCDLQVVLKASKTKIPLTPGVEVTFPREPGYVCRCELSSFCWPL comes from the exons ATGTCCGGTGACCCTTACACCTTCACCACTGACTCTCTCCCCGACAACCCCCGTTTCCTGCCTCCGCTGGCCAACGGCCTTTTGGGATGGCGGGTTTACAACAGCACCATGCACATGGGGGGGGTGTACAACGGGGAACGGGGAGAATGCCACCGTGCAGATCTTCCTTGTCCTCTCGCTGTGACGGTTGAGACAGAGGAAGCTGGTCCAAACTCCTACAGCTTGGATGCCCACACAG GTGTTTTCACAAACACACTGACCTCACCCAGCGTGACAGTGTCGCAGTCTTTCTACTCACACCGGTACTTCTCCAACCTGATGGTAATGGAGATTGTGCTGGTCCGCCATGTGACTTCAGAGGTGCCATTGACAGTGAAGCTGGTCAGTTCCTTTACGCCTCAGAGCAAAGACATTGATTTTCAGGCTTCGGCTGACTACAGAGGTGGAAG CCACATTCAAGGTCATCCACACAAAGCAGAATTCCCAGGATGCCCGAGCCCTACAGTTCACCTCATCTGGACCCCCATTCCCTCCAGCCTGATGCTTCCACCTGAGCAAAGCCAGGACCGTTGGGACTTCATTGTGGCGGTGGCCAACTCTTTAGATGTCACAGAGGCTTGTTTTGATGAGGGCCTGGAGTTGATGGCAACAGGCGGCTTGCGTTCTTCTCACGAAACGGCGTGGAAGGAGCTGTGGCTGAAGAGCAATGTGGAAGTTGTGGGATCCGAGCGCCTCTTGAAAGCTGTGATCGGATGCATGTTCTACCTTCTTAGTGCTTTTCCCTCCATTCACGACACATCTGGTGGTTTCGGCGGCGTCAGTCCAGGTGGACTATCCAATGGATCCGAAGCTCAGGATTATTGGGGTCATGTCTTCTGGGACCAG GAGATGTGGATATTTCCGACTATAGCTTTATTCTACCCCAAGATGGCCCGTGCAGCACTGGAGTACAGGGTGAGGACTATGGATGGCGCAAAATACAATGCTCAAAAGCAGGGATACAAG GGACTAAAGTTGGCATGGGAGAGTGCCGTGTCAGGGAGGGAGATGTGCCCTGAAGATATTTACGGCCAAGATGAGATTCACATCAACGGAGATGTTACGCTGGCCTTCCAGAATTACTACTACCTCACTGAG GATGTGACAATGTTTACAGACGGACAGGGAAGTCAGCTAATAAGGGGCGTGGCTGATTACTGGGTTTCCAGGGTGACCTGGAACCCTGACGACCAGAAGTATCATCTCTTAG GTGTCATGCCACCAGATGAGTATTACTCCAATGTCAACAACTCTGTCTACACAAACACAGTGGCCAAATTAAG TCTGCAGTTTGCTGTGGAATTAGCTGACCTTCTCAAATATTCTGCACCAAAGGAATGGCAAAATGTAGCAGACAACCTCCATATACCTTTTGACACACAATTTCAATACCATCCGGAGTTTGAAGGCTATACCAAAG GTCTTCCAGTGAAACAGGCCGACACCGTGATGCTGAGCTATCCTCTCGGCCTGCCCATGTCGCCGGAAATCAGAAGAAATGACCTTGAAGCTTATGAAAGTGTCACTGACCCTCATGGACCAGCTATGACTTGG GGAATGTTTGCGATTGGTTGGCTGGAACTGGGGGATGCAAAGAAAGCTCAACATTTGCTGGAGAAATGCTTCAGAAACATCCAAGGACCTTTCCAG GTATGGAGCGAGTCATCAGACGGTACGGGAGCAGTTAACTTTCTTACGGGTATGGGAGGATTCTTGCAAGCGGTTGTGTTTGGTTACAGCGGCTTCAG AGTTCAGAAGGAGTGCCTGGCCTTTTCCCCAATCCTTCCCGATGAGCTGAGTGAACTCTGTATCCGTGGTGTCAACTATTTGGGCCATCAGCTAGACTGGCTGTTTGGGAGAGATGAGGTGCGCCTCATACTGAAGGAGCAGGAAGGCGGTTTTGGCTGTTCCAAGACGTGTGATCTGCAGGTGGTCCTCAAGGCATCAAAGACTAAAATTCCTTTAACACC AGGGGTGGAAGTAACATTTCCACGAGAGCCTGGATATGTTTGCAGATGTGAACTGTCATCTTTCTGCTGGCCTTTGTGA
- the LOC133156503 gene encoding protein phosphatase 1 regulatory subunit 12A-like isoform X2, whose protein sequence is MAATDQSRSEAAKQRRQDQLQRWLGSETDQTESEARDTASSSGTRRARVRFAQGAVFMAACSAGDREEVAALLRQGADINHANVDGLTALHQACIDENAEMVQFLVESGSNVNTGDNEGWTPLHAAASCGFIQIAKYLIEHGAHVGAVNSEGELPLDVATEDPMERLLKAEIKKQGIDVDQARKEEERIMLQDAKAMRDGGDTLTAHPNTKATALHVAAAKGYIQVLKVLLQCGVDADCRDVDGWTPLHAAAHWGQEEVCTLLADHMCDMSAVNNVGQTPLDVADENLVDTLEELQKKQNALRSQKEKQTPVIETSLQISTVPVRTRRTSISRMSSKEKIGLHEREKHPPPALRSSPAEDEEEEGQTSRGQSQSQPKASSSSSSEEDSESESDAESEKAKNREIINNLNNKRNTGGLLPTSMPAGTAANQVKKEPGKPVATEAPGSWRTSLRKAGSSVTLGSAGLSDSIPDQNKPPESGLGMTRSASSPRLSSETDPKEPRLARVPPIPTRRLFSIPDSSLDNSNSWLSRSSSYTRRLHSQSGNDLTSFNPCLPRSSSYGRRLDEASVNSGSTGTSTSGLSRLNSALAQRLPQEQTKKDLSTLDTSSNSQNTTGLESETKQRRKSYLTPVRDEEAEAQRKARSRHARQSRRSTQGVTLTDLQEAEKTMKTIKPDNKTREKEEDEKEKEKEAKSKKGEEGEMSWRSRIASLQKSDLLGLTQPAGTPRPQTTDGRTTEATAGESETERWAQERRERRQARARRKAQRSGELDDNDPSGEEEFSSSRLNLQSDQLLGSRSSAHCNEGGESKDFKKLFEEVTRENSQLQSQLQDTQRIVSQTRLDLEKATQRQERLTDCSALLDLERKVLVDLRADNQRLKDENGALIRVISKLSK, encoded by the exons ATGGCGGCCACTGACCAGTCCCGGTCCGAAGCTGCCAAACAGCGACGGCAAGATCAGCTGCAGCGATGGCTGGGCTCGGAGACGGACCAGACGGAGTCGGAAGCTCGGGATACCGCGAGCAGCTCGGGGACACGTCGGGCGCGGGTCCGCTTCGCCCAGGGAGCCGTGTTTATGGCCGCCTGCTCCGCCGGGGACCGGGAGGAGGTGGCGGCGCTCCTCCGCCAGGGAGCTGACATCAACCACGCCAACGTAGACGGGCTGACAGCGCTCCACCAG GCCTGTATCGACGAGAACGCAGAGATGGTTCAGTTTCTAGTGGAGAGCGGAAGCAACGTCAACACGGGCGACAACGAGGGCTGGACCCCCCTGCACGCCGCGGCATCTTGTGGCTTCATCCAGATCGCCAA GTACTTGATAGAACACGGTGCCCACGTCGGAGCGGTGAACAGCGAAGGGGAACTTCCTCTCGACGTGGCCACGGAGGATCCCATGGAGAGACTGCTGAAAGCAGAAATCAAAAAGCAAG GAATTGATGTGGACCAGGCCCGAAAAGAAGAAGAGCGTATCATGCTTCAGGATGCCAAGGCCATGCGAGACGGCGGCGACACTCTGACCGCTCACCCAAACACCAAGGCAACAGCTCTGCATGTTGCAGCGGCCAAAGGCTACATCCAAGTTTTAAA GGTGCTGTTACAATGTGGGGTGGATGCGGACTGCCGGGATGTGGATGGCTGGACGCCGCTCCATGCAGCAGCTCACTGGGGTCAGGAGGAGGTGTGCACCCTGCTTGCCGACCACATGTGCGACATGAGTGCCGTCAACAACGTG GGCCAAACACCTTTAGATGTTGCTGATGAGAACCTCGTGGACACACTGGAGGAGCTGCAGAAGAAACAGAATGCT CTACGCAGCcagaaagagaagcagactccTGTCATCGAGACCAGCCTGCAAATCTCCACTGTACCCGTACGCACACGCAG GACTTCAATCTCGCGCATGAGCAGCAAGGAAAAAATCGGCCTCCATGAGCGCGAGAAGCACCCGCCGCCTGCCTTGCGGAGCAGCCCCGCCGAGGACGAGGAAGAAGAAGGCCAGACCTCACGCGGCCAGTCGCAAAGTCAACCCAAAGCCTCCAGCAGCTCCAGCTCGGAGGAGGACAGCGAATCGGAGAGCGACGCAGAGTCTG AGAAAGCAAAAAACCGAGAGATTATAAACAACTTGAACAACAAACGCAACACCGGCGGCCTCCTTCCTACCTCCATGCCTGCAGGCACCGCTGCAAACCAAGTCAAAAAG GAACCGGGCAAACCCGTAGCCACTGAGGCCCCAGGTTCGTGGAGAACATCACTGAGGAAGGCAGGCAGCTCGGTGACTCTGGGCTCAGCTGGATTGTCGGACTCCATCCCGGACCAAAACAAGCCTCCAGAGTCAGGCTTGGGGATGACCCGCTCGGCCTCCAGTCCTCGTCTGAGCTCCGAGACTGACCCCAAG GAACCAAGACTTGCCCGGGTTCCTCCTATTCCCACAAGGAGGCTCTTTAGTATTCCAGATAGTAGTTTGGACAACTCCAACAG TTGGCTGAGTCGTAGCTCGTCCTACACCCGTCGCCTTCACAGCCAATCAGGGAATGATCTCACTAGCTTCAACCCCTGTTTGCCTCGCAG cTCTTCTTATGGAAGGAGACTTGATGAAGCCAGTGTGAACTCAGGTAGTACAGGAACAAGCACATCTGGACTCAGTCGCCTTAACAGTGCTTTGGCACAGAG ACTTCCtcaagaacagacgaagaaggATCTGTCAACGTTGGACACCAGTTCCAACTCTCAGAACACAACCGGCCTTGAATCAGAGACCAAGCAGCGGCGCAA GTCCTACCTGACACCAGTTCGGGATGAAGAGGCAGAGGCACAGAGAAAAGCTCGCTCGCGGCACGCTCGCCAGTCTCGTCGCTCTACTCAG GGGGTGACGCTGACAGATCTGCAAGAAgctgagaagacaatgaagaccATAAAGCCAGACAACAAAACAAGAgaaaaggaggaggatgagaaggaaaaagagaaagaagcaAAGTCTAAGAAGGGAGAGGAAGGG GAGATGAGCTGGAGGTCTCGAATAGCAAGCCTGCAGAAGTCCGACCTGCTGGGACTCACGCAGCCCGCCGGCACCCCGCGGCCTCAGACCACCGATGGGAGAA CGACTGAGGCCACCGCCGGGGAAAGCGAGACAGAGCGATGGGCCCAGGAGCGCAGGGAGAGGAGACAAGCCCGAGCCAGGAGGAAGGCCCAGAGGAGCGGGGAG CTTGATGACAATGATCCCAGCGGGGAGGAAGAATTCTCAAGCAGCCGGCTGAATCTGCAG TCAGACCAGCTCTTGGGTTCCAG GTCCAGTGCGCATTGCAATGAGGGCGGCGAGAGCAAGGATTTCAAAAAG CTTTTTGAGGAGGTGACCAGAGAAAACAGCCAGCTGCAGTCTCAGCTGCAGGACACACAGAGGATTGTCAGTCAGACCAGGCTGGATCTCGAAAAAGCCACGCAG AGACAAGAGCGCTTGACTGACTGTTCAGCCCTGCTGGACCTCGAGAGAAAG GTTCTAGTTGACCTGAGAGCGGACAACCAGCGACTTAAAGATGAGAATGGAGCCTTAATCCGCGTCATCAGCAAACTTTCCAAATAG